The region GCGCGTAGCGGGCGTCGTCGTTAGTAAAGGCCAGCATGATGAGGATGAACGGCATGCCGTTGACCATCTGGTAGCCCAGGACGCGGCGCATGGTGTGCTCAGCAAGGCCGGCGAAGCCACCGATGAGCATGGAGATCACCATGATGACGATGATCAGTGCGTTCCAGCGCGCGTCCATGTCGAAGATGACCACCCAGATGCGGAAGAGCATGTAGACGGCCACCTTGGTGTGCAGGCCGGAGAACAGGCCCATGACGGCGGCACTGGTGGAGGGGTAGGTGCGTGGCAGCCAGGTATGGACCGGGAAGACGCCGGCCTTGGCGGCGATGGCGATGACGACCAGGCCGGTGGCCACGGTGATCGGGCCGTTGCCGGCCGCGGCGCCGCGCAGGGCAGCGATGTTGACGGCGCCGGCAACACCGTAGATGTAGCCCACGCCCATCACGAGCAGTGTCGACGCCGCCAGGTTCACCAGCACGAACGTGCGGGCGGACAGCAGGCGGTTGCGGGTACCGGTCATGGCGATGAGGCCGTAGGACGGCAGCAGCATGACCTCGATCATGACGAAGAAGTTGAACAGGTCCGCGGTGAGCAGCGCGCCGGAGACACCGGTGATGAGCACCAGGGTTAGCGGCGTGAAGTAGCGCGCCTGGGTTTCACCGGCCACGCTGGCGAACCAGTTGGAGGTCAGCGCCACGATCATGGTGGTGATCAGCATGATGGCCGAGAACTGGTCGGCGGCGAAGGAGATGCCGACGCCGCCCTGGTACAGGCCGATGACGTGGGAGACGGTGCCGTGCTCGGCGGTGTAGCTGTACAGCCAAATGGCCAGGCCGAGGTTGATGGCGGGGATGATGAGGCCCAGGGCGTCGTTGCCGCGCTTCCAGGGACTGAGCGTCGTCACCGCCGCCATGATGAGTGGCAGCGCGACGAAGACTGGGAGGATTGCGTCCGCACTCATGCGCGTGGTGCTCCTTCCGTGTTGTTCATCTTGTTCGGGTTGAGGCGCGCGGTGCGGCCTGCGGTGGATAGCGCGGACGGGCTCAGGCGCATCAGGTCGTAGGTGCCTGCGACGCCGGTCGGGTTGTCCATGGTGTCGTCATCCTTGCCGAGTGAGGCCAGCATGAGCAGGATCGTGGTCGTCGCCATGGCGATGACGATGGCGGTGAGCACGAATGCCTGCGGGAGCGGGTCGGACAAGTCGGCGAATGCGGTGCGGGAGGGGAATGCCTCGCCGCGCCAGGCGCCGACGCCGGTGGCAAGCAGCGTCAGGTTGGAGGCGTGTCCGAACAGGGACATGCCGAAGATGATGCGGACCATGCCGCGCTGGAGGATCATGTAGACGGACCCTGCAACCAGGACCGCGATGGTAAGTGCCATGACCATGTGGTTTACAGCTCCTTCGTGGTAACTGGGCGCGGGTTTTCCGCGGGGTTGAGTGGGGCTGGGTGGGCGTCGACAGGCTCGGCGGGTGCTTCCGGCTCTGGTACATCCGGCAGTGGGTTTTCGCCGCCGCGGGTGTAGGTGAGGTCGGAAATCTCGGTGCCGGGGCGTAGGTAGCCGCCGAGCGCGTTGAGCGCCTGCGTGACCATGCCGAGCACGGCGAGGTAGATGCCGAAGTCGAAGATGAGGGACGTCGTCATGTGCTCCCCAGCGATGGTGCCGTGGATGGCGTACATGAAGCCGCCTTCGAGGAACCCGAGGAAGCCGGAGCTGATCGCGATGATGATGCCCCAGCCCGTCAGCCGGATCGGGGTGAGCTGCTTCACGACGTACGCATCCGCGCCACGGGACAGGTAGTTGAGGCCGAACGCGGTGGCCAGTACGAGCGCTGCGACGAAGCCGCCGCCGGGCGCGGTGTGGCCACGGAAGAAGATGAGGATGGACAGCAGTGCGAGGATCGGTACGACGAGCGCGGACGCCTTGCGCAGTGGCAGCGAGTTGAGCTGCGACTGGCCGAATGGGCGTGGGCGGGTGCCGGCCTCGAACATGTGGCGTGGCATGGACTGGACGACGGCCGCGATGACCACTGCCGCCATGCCGAGCACGGAGAGCTCGCCGAGGGTATCGAAGCCACGGAACTCAACGATGATGACGGCGACGATGTTGTCGGCGCTGGTCATCTTGCCGCCCTCGGTGAGGTACCACAGGGCGAGGTCGGAGCGGTCGTGGCGGCCCAGCAGGGCGTAGACGCCGAGGAAGGCGACCACGCCGGCGATGGCAGCGACGACGGCCGCGAAGACCTTGCGTGAGGTCGGGGTCTTGGGGAAGGTGCGTGGCTGGTAGCGCAGCACCACCATGATGATCACGACGGTCAGCGACTCGACGAGGAACTGGGTCAGTGCCACGTCGGGTGCGCCGAGCATGAGCATCTGCAGCGTCATGCCGACGCCGGTGGTGCCCAGCAGTACCGCCGCGGCGAGGCGGGAGCGGGTGCGCACCAGGCCGATGACGGACAGGGCGATGATGGCGAATGGGATGAGGTCCCACCACACGTCGATGCCCTCGGCGCGTGGGGCGAGCGGCATGCCGTCGACACCCTGGGTGAGCACGGCGGTGCTGACGCCCAGGACGAGGATGCACAGCACGAGTGGCAGCAGGTGGCGCGACGGGTTGAACGTGTCCGCCATCGCGCCGAGCCAGCGGCCCACCTTGGAAAGCCCGCGGACCATGGCGTTGAGTAGGTCATTGCCGCTGGTTGGCAGCAGCTGCTTGTTCTCGACGGCCGCGAAGAACGGTTTGCGCACGAAGAGGACGAAGCAAACACCCAGCACGAGCACGATGAGCGAGACGATGAATGGCGCGTTCAGACCGTGCCACAGTGCCAGGTGTGAGTGGAACTCGGTGTCGCCAGTGATGGTGCGCACGCCCGCGTTGATCGGGTTGTCTACCCAGCCGAGCGTGAACGGCAGGACCAGGGAGGTCAGGCCGGGCAGCGCGGCTGGCAGCCAGAGCGCGACGGGCGCTTCGGTGACGTGCGGCATGGGCTTGGTGCCGTCGATAAATGCGCCGAAGACGATCTTCGCCGAGTAGATGAAGGTCAGCAGGGCGGCAAGACCCGCGACGGCGAGCAGCAGCGGGCCGAAGCTTGTGGCGTCGAACGCCGTGAGGATGGATTCCTTCGAAATGAAGCCGAACAGCGGCGGGATGGCGGCCATGGAGGCCGCGGCCACGCAGGTGGAGGCGAAGGTGAACGGCAGCTGCTTGTACAGCTGGCCGAGGCGGCGGATGTCGCGGGAGCCGGCCTGGTGGTCAATGACGCCGATGAGCATGAACAGGGAGGACTTGAACAGCGCGTGGGCCAGCGTGTGCACCATCGCGGCGGCAAGCGCCGCCGGGGTGCCGATGCCGATCGCCGCGACGATCCAACCCAGGTGGGAAACCGTGGAGTAGGCCGTCAGGTGCTTCAGGTCCGTCTTCGTAATGGCGAAGGCTGCCGACATCAGCGCGGTAAACAGGCCAGTGACCAGCAGCAGCGTGTTCCACGCGGTGACGTCGTGGAAGATGGTGGAGAAGCGCAGCAGGACGTAGACGCCCGCCTTGACCACTGCCGCCGCGTGCAGGAACGCGGAGACTGGCGTGGCTGCCGCCATGGCTTCAGGCAGCCAGAAGTGGAAGGGGAATTGCGCGGCCTTGGTGAAGGCGGAGAAGCCGATGAGCAGTGCCACCGTGGTGGTCAGCCCCGGCGACTGCGCCCAGACCGGCGACGCGAGCACTGCGCTGAGCTGCGTCGTTCCTGCCGCGACGGAGACGACCGCCAGGCCCGCCAGCAGCGTCAGCCCGCCGAAGAAGGTCAGGATGAGCGTGCGGTAGGAGCCGGCCTCGCCGCCGGAGCCGGAGCGGGCGATGAGCATGAAGGACGCGATCGAGACGAGCTCCCAGCCGATGAAGAGGAGCACGGTGTCGTCCGCAAGCACGAGCAGCAGCACCGAGAGGGTAAACGCCGTCATGATGGTGTAGAAGCTGGTGTTGCCCTCGCGCTTCGGCAGGTATGCGGCCGAATATATAAGGACAATGCCGCCAATGACGAGCGCGAGCAACGCAAAGAAGATGCTCAGGCCGTCCGCGCGCAGTGAGAACGCGATTTCGGTGCCGGGCCCGAGGATGTCGTTGGCCCATGTAAGGGACCACGTTTCCACGTTGCCTTGGGAAATGTTAGGAAATTCGCGGCCCAGCGTGACCGCTGCGGCGAACAGCAGGAGCGCCAGCGGCCAGCCTGCTTTCCTGTCGAAAACTCGCACGAGCAGCGGCGATAGCGGAACCGTCGCGGCCACGAATGCGAGCACGAGAGGTAGTGCCATGGTGAACCCTCTCTGAGTTTGGGATTTGAAAACTGTCAGTTGCTTTAAAGGGTAGCAACAAGCTTGGACAAGGCCACAACATCTTTGGGAGCGTGCGGTGTGCCTTCCAGCATTCATGCAGTTGCAGGGGTTACATTGTGCACCATGAAGTGGCGCGTGTTGTGTGTGTTGTTGGTGTGTATTGTTGCGGCGTTCCTGCCGTTGAGTCCGGTGAGTACCTGGATGTCCACGCAGGGGGACGCCAGCGCGCCGCAGCTGCCGTCGGATCGCGGCAACCCGAACGAGGCGCGCCGCGCGGCGGGGGAGGCCAACACGCAGGCGGGCTTTCTCACGCAGGGCACCAAAGAGCTTGTCGACGGCACCTCCCAACTCACCGGCGGCGCCGACGAACTCGTCGCCGCGATCTCCCAGGCGCAGGCTGGTGCGCAGGAGTTGTCGGCCGGGATGGTGCAGCTACAGGCGGCGACGGGCCAGCTCGGGGGTGGCGCGACGGAGGTCGCGGACGCGATTGGCCAGGTTGTTGAGCAGGCCACGGCCTTCGACGCGGTGCGTGGCCAGGTCACGGCTGCCATCGACCGCGCCCTCGTATCGACGAAGGCCTCCAAGGACCCGGACGTCATCGCCGCACGCGAGCAGCTTCAACAACTGAAGGTCCAGGCGGACAATGCCCAGTTGCCGCCGGAGGTTGTCGCCCAGATGAACAAGCTGCGCGACGGCTCCCGCGAGGTAGCCAACCAGCTAGCGGTGCCGGGCTACGCCTACCACGACGGCGTCTACACGGCCACGAACGGCGCCCAGCAGCTGGCGAGTGGACTGACTCAGCTCAATAACGAGGCGCAGGGCGCGGTTGGCGGTATTGCACAGCTTGATGAGGGTGTCGCAAAGATTGACCACATGGCGAACCTGACCGCCGACCAGATTCGCGCGGTGCGTGGCGCGCTCCCGGCGCCGGCGGCGGCGCAGGCGGGTGCGGAGGCGCAGGAGCCGCAGGAGTCCTCGCTGGCTCCGGTCGCGGCGATGCTGGTCGCGGCGCTCGTGGGGCTGGGCGGTGTTGGCGTCGCCGCGGCGGCGTGGATGTCCCGCACGAGGCGCTGGCTGGCGCTGGAGCTAGGCGTCGTGCTCCTGGCGGTTGCTGGCTGGGTGCTGGTGTTCATCCTCGGCCACAACCTGAGCCCGGCCGCTCTGGGGATCGCGGCTCTCGCGCTGCTGTGCGGTGCGGCCGCCTCCGTTGGTGTGACGACGGCGCTCGCGGCGCTGTTTGGCCGCGGATGGGGGAGTCTGGTTGCCGCAATCCTGATAATTCTTCAGATGGGGGTAGTCGGGTGGGTTTGGAAAGCCGCCGCG is a window of Corynebacterium pseudogenitalium DNA encoding:
- a CDS encoding monovalent cation/H+ antiporter subunit D family protein — encoded protein: MSADAILPVFVALPLIMAAVTTLSPWKRGNDALGLIIPAINLGLAIWLYSYTAEHGTVSHVIGLYQGGVGISFAADQFSAIMLITTMIVALTSNWFASVAGETQARYFTPLTLVLITGVSGALLTADLFNFFVMIEVMLLPSYGLIAMTGTRNRLLSARTFVLVNLAASTLLVMGVGYIYGVAGAVNIAALRGAAAGNGPITVATGLVVIAIAAKAGVFPVHTWLPRTYPSTSAAVMGLFSGLHTKVAVYMLFRIWVVIFDMDARWNALIIVIMVISMLIGGFAGLAEHTMRRVLGYQMVNGMPFILIMLAFTNDDARYALAAGLMYTLHHMITIAALVLNVGAIEETYGTGTISKLSGLARRDPLTSAVFVAGAFSIVGFPPFSGLFGKVTIVLAAATPGDWRSWVAITTIIVASFGALLSMMRVWKRVFWGRPMQHYPKALNVRAKLLAPSALLMFMSLGMFIGAGPLWAASTAAVDSLLDVDSYTTAVLGDDAIGIPDVDTLQGGN
- a CDS encoding cation:proton antiporter subunit C translates to MVMALTIAVLVAGSVYMILQRGMVRIIFGMSLFGHASNLTLLATGVGAWRGEAFPSRTAFADLSDPLPQAFVLTAIVIAMATTTILLMLASLGKDDDTMDNPTGVAGTYDLMRLSPSALSTAGRTARLNPNKMNNTEGAPRA
- a CDS encoding DUF4040 family protein, whose protein sequence is MALPLVLAFVAATVPLSPLLVRVFDRKAGWPLALLLFAAAVTLGREFPNISQGNVETWSLTWANDILGPGTEIAFSLRADGLSIFFALLALVIGGIVLIYSAAYLPKREGNTSFYTIMTAFTLSVLLLVLADDTVLLFIGWELVSIASFMLIARSGSGGEAGSYRTLILTFFGGLTLLAGLAVVSVAAGTTQLSAVLASPVWAQSPGLTTTVALLIGFSAFTKAAQFPFHFWLPEAMAAATPVSAFLHAAAVVKAGVYVLLRFSTIFHDVTAWNTLLLVTGLFTALMSAAFAITKTDLKHLTAYSTVSHLGWIVAAIGIGTPAALAAAMVHTLAHALFKSSLFMLIGVIDHQAGSRDIRRLGQLYKQLPFTFASTCVAAASMAAIPPLFGFISKESILTAFDATSFGPLLLAVAGLAALLTFIYSAKIVFGAFIDGTKPMPHVTEAPVALWLPAALPGLTSLVLPFTLGWVDNPINAGVRTITGDTEFHSHLALWHGLNAPFIVSLIVLVLGVCFVLFVRKPFFAAVENKQLLPTSGNDLLNAMVRGLSKVGRWLGAMADTFNPSRHLLPLVLCILVLGVSTAVLTQGVDGMPLAPRAEGIDVWWDLIPFAIIALSVIGLVRTRSRLAAAVLLGTTGVGMTLQMLMLGAPDVALTQFLVESLTVVIIMVVLRYQPRTFPKTPTSRKVFAAVVAAIAGVVAFLGVYALLGRHDRSDLALWYLTEGGKMTSADNIVAVIIVEFRGFDTLGELSVLGMAAVVIAAVVQSMPRHMFEAGTRPRPFGQSQLNSLPLRKASALVVPILALLSILIFFRGHTAPGGGFVAALVLATAFGLNYLSRGADAYVVKQLTPIRLTGWGIIIAISSGFLGFLEGGFMYAIHGTIAGEHMTTSLIFDFGIYLAVLGMVTQALNALGGYLRPGTEISDLTYTRGGENPLPDVPEPEAPAEPVDAHPAPLNPAENPRPVTTKEL